A genome region from Methylobacterium sp. FF17 includes the following:
- a CDS encoding aliphatic sulfonate ABC transporter substrate-binding protein: MILRAGIGAAALLPLGAPAVRAAERTVRLSYQRSSTLLTVLKAKGTLDARLKPLGFAPSWHLFTSVIEPMNAGAVDLHADVADAVPIFTQAANAPLTFYAREVGAPSAEAIIVPAESPIRTIADLKGRTVGVSRGSGCHFILAAALRNAGLGIADIKPAYLQAPEGLAAFGQGSLDAWVIWDPFLAIAQAKRPVRVLADATGLSSYHRYYLANDSFVAENPHVVAAVYEALKEAGRWVKAEPEAAVALLAPIWGDLSPEVVATVNRRRTYEVTPVVRAELGEQQAIADTFHEARLIPRRLDATGVRIWQPSGARAG, translated from the coding sequence ATGATCCTGCGCGCCGGGATCGGCGCCGCCGCGCTCCTGCCCCTGGGCGCCCCGGCGGTGCGGGCGGCCGAGCGCACCGTTCGCCTGAGCTACCAGCGCTCCTCGACCCTGCTCACCGTCCTGAAGGCGAAGGGCACCCTCGACGCGCGCCTGAAGCCGCTGGGTTTCGCGCCCTCCTGGCACCTGTTCACCAGCGTGATCGAGCCGATGAACGCTGGGGCGGTCGATCTCCACGCGGACGTGGCGGACGCGGTGCCGATCTTCACGCAGGCCGCCAACGCGCCCCTGACCTTCTACGCCCGCGAGGTCGGCGCGCCCTCGGCCGAGGCCATCATCGTCCCGGCCGAATCGCCGATCCGCACGATCGCCGACCTGAAGGGCCGCACGGTGGGGGTGTCGCGGGGCTCGGGCTGCCACTTCATCCTGGCGGCGGCGCTCAGGAACGCGGGCCTCGGCATCGCCGACATCAAGCCGGCCTACCTCCAGGCGCCGGAAGGGCTCGCGGCCTTCGGCCAGGGCAGCCTCGATGCCTGGGTGATCTGGGATCCGTTCCTCGCCATCGCGCAGGCCAAGCGCCCGGTCCGGGTGCTCGCCGACGCCACCGGCCTGTCGAGCTACCACCGCTACTATCTGGCCAATGACAGCTTCGTGGCCGAGAACCCCCACGTGGTCGCGGCCGTCTACGAGGCCCTGAAGGAGGCCGGCCGCTGGGTGAAGGCCGAGCCGGAGGCGGCGGTGGCCCTGCTCGCCCCGATCTGGGGCGACCTGTCGCCGGAGGTCGTCGCTACCGTGAACCGGCGGCGGACCTACGAGGTCACCCCGGTCGTGCGTGCGGAACTCGGCGAGCAGCAGGCCATCGCCGACACCTTCCACGAGGCCCGGCTGATCCCGCGCAGGCTCGACGCCACGGGCGTGCGCATCTGGCAGCCCTCCGGCGCGCGGGCGGGCTGA
- a CDS encoding LLM class flavin-dependent oxidoreductase yields MSPPPRFGIWAAVHGARAAHHDPDEPDDATWERNRALVLEAEALGFDAVLVAQHTANPFDDARDQLEAWTASAALAALTRRIEIIAAIKPGLYHPVVLAKMALQIEHIAQGRFALNLVNAWNRAEFERAGLPFPAHDARYAYGAEWIGLVDRLMRGERVTHAGPHFQVSDYQLRPAGTFRPRPTIYLGGESEPARALAAERADVWFINGQPLADVAALIADLARRPTARTPLRYGLSAFVIARETDAAAEAEHARLLALAHRDAALRAETRARTDAASVMFAKTDAAASRHVGTNGGTAAGLVGSYATVAERIRAFHGAGIALFMLQFQPFEAEMRRFAEHVLPRVR; encoded by the coding sequence GTGAGCCCCCCGCCCCGCTTCGGGATCTGGGCCGCCGTCCACGGCGCGCGGGCCGCCCACCACGATCCGGACGAACCGGACGACGCCACCTGGGAGCGCAACCGCGCCCTGGTGCTGGAGGCCGAGGCGCTGGGCTTCGACGCGGTGCTCGTCGCCCAGCACACGGCCAACCCCTTCGACGATGCCCGCGACCAGCTGGAGGCCTGGACGGCCTCGGCCGCCCTGGCGGCCCTCACCCGCCGCATCGAGATCATCGCGGCGATCAAGCCGGGGCTCTACCACCCCGTCGTGCTCGCCAAGATGGCCCTGCAGATCGAGCACATCGCTCAAGGGCGCTTCGCCCTGAACCTGGTGAATGCCTGGAACCGGGCCGAGTTCGAGCGGGCGGGCCTCCCGTTCCCGGCCCACGACGCGCGCTACGCCTATGGGGCCGAATGGATCGGGCTCGTCGACCGGCTGATGCGGGGCGAGCGCGTCACCCATGCGGGCCCGCATTTCCAGGTCTCGGATTACCAATTGCGCCCGGCCGGGACCTTCCGGCCGCGCCCGACGATCTATCTCGGCGGCGAATCGGAGCCGGCCCGTGCGCTCGCGGCCGAGCGGGCCGATGTCTGGTTCATCAACGGGCAGCCCCTCGCCGACGTCGCGGCCCTGATCGCGGATTTGGCCCGTCGGCCCACCGCCCGGACGCCCCTGCGCTACGGCCTCTCCGCCTTCGTGATCGCCCGCGAGACGGACGCGGCGGCAGAGGCGGAGCACGCCCGGCTCCTCGCCCTGGCGCATCGCGACGCGGCCCTGCGGGCCGAGACGCGGGCCCGCACCGATGCGGCGAGCGTGATGTTTGCCAAGACCGACGCGGCGGCCAGCCGCCACGTGGGCACCAACGGCGGCACGGCGGCCGGGCTGGTGGGCAGCTACGCGACCGTCGCGGAGCGCATCCGCGCCTTCCACGGGGCCGGCATCGCGCTGTTCATGCTGCAGTTCCAGCCCTTCGAGGCGGAGATGCGGCGCTTTGCCGAGCATGTCCTGCCCCGGGTGCGCTGA
- a CDS encoding sensor domain-containing diguanylate cyclase: protein MGREAQGGEAGRLVALDRYDILDTPREEGFDRITRLTRRIFDVPMSTITLIDGHRQWFKARSGVEACETARGPALCNVAMREPRILVVPDARADARFCENPFVTGPPRIRFYAGVPLRTPDGHSIGTLCAMDTRPRAFCDGEAETLADLSQIVMGELELRRVAMTDSLTGVLSRRAFRDEGARALALALRYGHPLACIMVDLDHFKAVNDGYGHPAGDRVLSAMASACRRELRTSDAFGRVGGEEFAVLLPHTDLASAMMVAEKLRAAIAQLRVATPAGPLRVSASFGVAALDATVTELDGLLRNADAALYAAKAGGRDRCVAHGPSREPAHGPASGRRPAIRTRVLKAGWLSLEGGRTRVDCTVRSLSDEGAGLKVMDAGVIPETFELVIEADHFSRPCHVVLRADGHLDVAFR from the coding sequence ATGGGGCGCGAGGCGCAGGGCGGAGAGGCGGGGCGGTTGGTCGCCCTCGACCGTTACGACATCCTCGATACGCCCCGGGAAGAGGGCTTCGACCGCATTACCCGGCTGACGCGGCGCATCTTCGACGTGCCGATGTCGACCATCACGCTGATCGACGGGCATCGGCAGTGGTTCAAGGCGCGGTCGGGCGTGGAAGCCTGCGAGACCGCGCGGGGGCCGGCCCTGTGCAACGTCGCCATGCGCGAGCCCCGCATCCTCGTGGTGCCGGATGCCCGCGCCGATGCACGCTTTTGCGAAAACCCCTTCGTGACCGGTCCGCCGCGGATCCGGTTCTATGCCGGGGTTCCCCTGCGAACCCCCGACGGCCACAGCATCGGCACCCTGTGCGCCATGGATACGCGTCCGCGCGCCTTCTGCGACGGGGAGGCCGAGACCCTCGCCGACCTGTCCCAGATCGTGATGGGCGAACTCGAACTGCGCCGCGTCGCCATGACGGACAGCCTCACCGGGGTGCTGTCGCGCCGGGCCTTCCGGGACGAGGGCGCCCGCGCGCTCGCCCTGGCCCTGCGTTACGGACACCCGCTCGCCTGCATCATGGTGGATCTCGACCACTTCAAGGCCGTCAACGACGGCTACGGGCATCCGGCCGGCGACCGCGTCCTCTCCGCGATGGCGTCCGCCTGCCGCAGGGAGCTGCGCACCTCCGACGCCTTCGGCCGGGTGGGCGGCGAGGAGTTCGCGGTGCTCCTGCCGCACACCGATCTCGCGTCGGCGATGATGGTCGCCGAGAAGCTGCGGGCCGCCATCGCGCAGCTTCGCGTGGCGACGCCGGCCGGCCCCCTCCGGGTCAGCGCCAGCTTCGGCGTGGCGGCCCTCGACGCCACGGTGACCGAACTCGACGGGCTGCTGCGGAACGCCGATGCCGCGCTCTACGCCGCCAAGGCGGGGGGGCGGGACCGCTGCGTCGCGCACGGGCCGTCGCGTGAACCAGCGCATGGCCCGGCGTCTGGGCGGCGCCCGGCGATCCGCACGCGCGTGCTCAAGGCGGGCTGGCTCTCCCTCGAAGGCGGGCGCACGCGCGTCGACTGCACCGTCCGCAGCCTGTCCGACGAGGGGGCGGGCCTGAAGGTGATGGACGCGGGCGTGATCCCCGAGACCTTCGAACTCGTCATTGAGGCCGATCACTTCTCCCGCCCCTGCCACGTCGTGCTGCGGGCGGACGGGCACCTCGACGTGGCGTTCCGCTGA
- the rocF gene encoding arginase encodes MTNTRCTLIGVRVQEGAGRLGCDMGPSAYRAAGLAETLSGLGLDIVDAGDLAPGPASPRAHPNGVLRHLGAVAAWTAVIADAAYAASAEGLPIFLGGDHSLSAGTLSGLGRRAAEEGRPLFVLWLDAHADFHTLDTTTSGNLHGVPLAYATGRAGFAGYLPAPPAPIDARHVCLMGTRSLDPAERVAVRESGMLIHDMRTLDEAGVVAPLRTFLERVAAAGGRLHVSLDVDFLDPGIAPGVGTTVPGGATFREAHLIMEMLHDSRLVGSLDLVELNPFLDERGRTAHLMVDLAASLMGRRVLDRPTQSY; translated from the coding sequence ATGACGAACACACGCTGCACCCTGATCGGCGTCCGCGTGCAGGAGGGCGCCGGCCGGCTCGGCTGCGACATGGGGCCGAGCGCCTACCGGGCGGCGGGGCTGGCCGAGACCCTGTCCGGCCTCGGGCTCGACATCGTCGATGCGGGCGACCTCGCGCCGGGCCCCGCCAGCCCGCGCGCCCATCCCAACGGGGTCCTGCGCCACCTCGGCGCCGTCGCGGCCTGGACGGCGGTGATCGCGGACGCCGCCTACGCGGCGAGCGCCGAGGGCCTTCCGATCTTCCTCGGCGGCGACCACAGCCTCTCGGCCGGGACGCTGTCCGGCCTCGGCCGCCGGGCCGCCGAGGAGGGGCGTCCGCTCTTCGTGCTCTGGCTCGATGCGCATGCGGATTTCCACACCCTCGACACCACCACGAGCGGCAACCTGCACGGCGTGCCCCTCGCCTACGCCACCGGGCGCGCCGGCTTCGCGGGCTACCTGCCGGCTCCGCCCGCCCCTATCGACGCCCGTCATGTCTGCCTGATGGGCACGCGCAGCCTCGACCCGGCGGAGCGCGTCGCGGTGCGCGAGTCGGGCATGCTGATCCACGACATGCGCACCCTCGACGAGGCCGGTGTCGTCGCTCCCCTGCGGACCTTCCTCGAACGGGTCGCGGCGGCCGGCGGGCGCCTGCACGTCAGCCTCGACGTGGATTTCCTCGATCCCGGCATCGCGCCCGGCGTCGGCACCACGGTGCCGGGGGGCGCCACCTTCCGCGAGGCGCACCTGATCATGGAGATGCTGCACGATTCCCGCCTCGTCGGCAGCCTCGACCTCGTCGAGCTCAACCCCTTCCTCGACGAGCGCGGGCGCACCGCTCACCTGATGGTGGATCTGGCCGCGAGCCTGATGGGCCGTCGCGTCCTCGACCGGCCGACGCAGAGCTACTGA
- a CDS encoding LysR family transcriptional regulator: MTLDQLRIFVAVAEREHVTRAAEALNLVQSAVSAAIATLEGRHATKLFHRVGRGIQLTEPGRVFLDEARAVLARAEAAELVLADLSGLRRGTLALQASQTIASHWLPAHLVAFRRAYPEIVLRLEVGNTAEAAAAVREGRAELGFVEGERDDPALASTEVARDELVLVVAPTHPFAGGGAIGREALAAADWVLREPGSGTRSAFEAALEARGLPPAGLKVALELPSNEAVRAAVEAGGGASVLSASVVAGALRAGTLVRADLTLPARLFRVLRHRERYRSRAADALLALIARAPAG, encoded by the coding sequence ATGACCCTGGACCAGTTGCGGATCTTCGTGGCGGTGGCCGAGCGCGAGCACGTCACCCGGGCCGCCGAGGCGCTCAACCTCGTGCAGTCGGCGGTGAGCGCGGCCATCGCCACCCTCGAGGGCCGGCATGCCACGAAGCTGTTCCACCGGGTCGGGCGCGGCATCCAGCTCACGGAACCCGGCCGGGTCTTCCTCGACGAGGCGCGCGCCGTCCTGGCCCGGGCCGAGGCCGCCGAACTGGTGCTGGCCGATCTCAGCGGCCTGCGCCGGGGGACGCTCGCCCTCCAGGCGAGCCAGACCATCGCCAGCCACTGGCTGCCGGCGCACCTCGTGGCCTTCCGCCGGGCCTATCCGGAGATCGTGCTGCGCCTCGAGGTCGGCAACACGGCGGAGGCCGCCGCCGCCGTCCGCGAAGGCCGGGCCGAACTCGGCTTCGTCGAGGGCGAGCGCGACGATCCCGCCCTGGCGAGCACGGAGGTGGCGCGGGACGAACTCGTGCTCGTGGTGGCGCCCACGCATCCCTTCGCGGGCGGGGGCGCGATCGGGCGCGAGGCCCTCGCGGCGGCGGACTGGGTCCTGCGGGAGCCGGGCTCGGGCACCCGCTCGGCCTTCGAGGCCGCCCTGGAGGCGCGCGGCCTCCCGCCCGCCGGCCTGAAGGTGGCCCTGGAACTGCCCTCGAACGAGGCGGTGCGGGCGGCGGTGGAGGCCGGCGGCGGGGCGAGTGTGCTGTCGGCCTCGGTGGTCGCCGGCGCCCTGCGCGCCGGCACCCTGGTGCGGGCCGACCTCACGCTGCCGGCGCGGCTCTTCCGGGTGCTGCGGCACCGGGAACGCTACCGCAGCCGCGCGGCGGACGCGCTCCTCGCCCTCATCGCCCGCGCGCCCGCCGGCTGA
- a CDS encoding YeiH family protein → MTATDPPDRITRAPAPLRTRLTAHITAHITAHLPGLALCLAVSAAAMLLEAVEVRLFGNAWLEALVLAILIGTVLRTLWTPAPRWDAGIDFGARTVLEIAVVLLGASLSLTTLLEAGPGLLLGIAGVVAVSIATSYAIGRALGLRHRLAMLVACGNSICGNAAIAATAPVIGAEGEDVAASIAFTAVLGVLVVVLLPLLVPLLGLSPMQYGVLAGLTVYAVPQVLAATAPVAALSVQVGTLVKLVRVLMLGPVVLALSLGRRRSGRPGSPAPDRVPLHRLVPWFILAFLALAGLRAAGLIPEAVLPILARAATLLTVVSMAALGLGVDVRVVARAGLRVTLAVVASLLALGGISLGLIRGLGIL, encoded by the coding sequence ATGACCGCCACCGACCCGCCCGACCGCATCACGCGAGCCCCCGCGCCCCTGCGCACGCGCCTCACTGCGCACATAACCGCGCACATCACGGCGCACCTGCCCGGCCTGGCGCTCTGCCTCGCGGTGAGCGCGGCGGCGATGCTCCTCGAAGCCGTCGAGGTGCGCCTGTTCGGCAATGCCTGGCTCGAAGCGCTGGTGCTCGCCATCCTGATCGGAACCGTGCTGCGCACCCTGTGGACGCCCGCGCCGCGTTGGGACGCCGGCATCGATTTCGGGGCCAGGACCGTGCTCGAAATCGCCGTGGTGCTGCTCGGCGCCTCCTTGAGCCTGACCACGCTGCTGGAGGCCGGCCCCGGCCTCCTCCTCGGCATCGCGGGGGTCGTCGCCGTATCCATCGCGACGAGCTACGCCATCGGCCGGGCGCTCGGCCTGCGGCACCGCTTGGCGATGCTGGTGGCCTGCGGCAATTCCATCTGCGGCAACGCGGCGATCGCCGCCACCGCCCCGGTCATCGGTGCCGAGGGTGAGGACGTCGCAGCCTCCATCGCCTTCACGGCCGTGCTTGGCGTGCTGGTGGTCGTCCTCCTGCCGCTGCTGGTGCCGCTGCTCGGCCTGTCGCCGATGCAGTACGGCGTGCTGGCCGGCCTCACCGTCTACGCCGTGCCGCAGGTGCTCGCCGCCACCGCCCCGGTCGCCGCGCTCAGCGTGCAGGTCGGCACCCTGGTCAAGCTCGTGCGGGTGCTGATGCTCGGCCCCGTGGTGCTGGCCCTCTCGCTGGGGCGGAGGCGGTCGGGTCGGCCGGGAAGCCCCGCGCCGGACCGCGTCCCGCTGCACCGCCTCGTGCCCTGGTTCATCCTGGCCTTCCTGGCGCTCGCCGGGCTGCGTGCGGCGGGGCTGATCCCCGAGGCCGTCCTGCCGATCCTCGCCCGGGCCGCAACCCTGCTCACCGTGGTGTCGATGGCGGCCCTCGGCCTCGGGGTCGACGTGCGGGTCGTCGCCCGCGCCGGGCTGCGCGTCACCCTCGCCGTCGTCGCCTCCCTGCTGGCGCTGGGCGGCATCAGCCTCGGGCTGATCCGCGGCCTGGGTATTCTCTGA
- a CDS encoding type IA DNA topoisomerase has translation MRQLQRFFRSPGTVCVAAEGHLLAAEEPGRIRPDWKPWRFEALPIVLDAIPLQCGTNRSGQSHAGRIAAIAQALRGVERVIIATDPGREGSMIAWEVLEHLGWRGRVDRLKLGALDDVSIRRAFATLAREPDSGERDYAAYLEALCRQYEDYHLGLNGTRAISLRLRPPAFREPWRFGGVQSPTLAILADLEARIRSFVPQDFYKVALHVETGTGAALTLWHMPKERIFARGTAEAIAAAAAAWSGPLAVEQRDVRRAPPRLFSKDTLARRCAKRFGWDPQHTARLAQELYDQGYLSYPRTESESLPEGQAGDAGAVLAAIGRVRPDLAALMTDDPIIRRGAKGHYVKDPGEHHAIVPLRKVPEGGRLNAEQIRLWDLVAKAYVAAHLPDGIDARTSVAAEVSVGEIPEAAAAPGPRRFSVTGRVVRVPGWRAVYGAEAEAEPDIVPGKARREDEASVARLPAVTDGEAARATGAEIAQAVTEPPRRITRGELPVVMGRLIDQVEDPAAKRALENPVNPNEPKGLGTAATRDTILPKLLKSHYISLAGGKDPAITVTEVGLAFIAAVRRVFPAYGDPVGRAMFEADLAEIGRATTRADALARADRFRARTRARLDALIDAIGRAEVVSLDPGLIPPGANPAAQGEARPPTPAMVAFAVSLAARKGVPLPRGCKSSLARCRAFLDAHAGPRPEARDGVGAERAPSAAMLAYARRLAEDRGLACPPEVEARFDACRRFLDAHAPKVSESEGSAAGASAAPARPATRAPRGKARPVSAQRSRAGTRGAARPAASP, from the coding sequence ATGCGCCAGCTCCAGCGCTTCTTCCGCTCGCCCGGCACCGTCTGCGTCGCGGCCGAGGGGCACCTCCTCGCGGCGGAGGAGCCCGGCCGGATCCGGCCCGACTGGAAGCCCTGGCGCTTCGAGGCCCTGCCCATCGTCCTCGACGCCATCCCGCTCCAGTGCGGCACGAACCGGTCCGGCCAGTCCCATGCGGGCCGGATCGCCGCCATCGCCCAGGCGTTGCGGGGCGTCGAGCGGGTCATCATCGCCACCGATCCGGGGCGCGAAGGCTCGATGATCGCCTGGGAGGTACTGGAGCATCTCGGCTGGCGCGGGCGCGTGGATCGCCTGAAGCTCGGGGCGCTGGACGACGTCTCGATCCGGCGCGCCTTCGCGACCCTGGCGCGGGAGCCGGATTCGGGGGAGCGCGACTACGCGGCCTATCTCGAGGCGCTCTGCCGCCAGTACGAGGATTACCATCTCGGCCTGAACGGCACCCGCGCCATCTCCCTGCGCCTGCGCCCGCCCGCCTTCCGCGAGCCCTGGCGCTTCGGCGGCGTGCAGTCGCCCACCCTCGCCATCCTGGCCGATCTCGAGGCGCGCATCCGCTCCTTCGTGCCGCAGGACTTCTACAAGGTGGCGCTGCACGTGGAGACGGGCACCGGCGCCGCCCTGACCCTGTGGCACATGCCCAAGGAGCGGATCTTCGCGCGCGGGACGGCCGAGGCCATCGCGGCGGCCGCCGCCGCCTGGTCCGGGCCGCTGGCGGTGGAGCAGCGCGACGTGCGCCGCGCGCCGCCGCGCCTGTTCTCGAAGGACACCCTGGCCCGGCGCTGCGCCAAGCGCTTCGGCTGGGACCCGCAGCACACCGCCCGGCTGGCCCAGGAACTCTACGACCAGGGCTATCTCAGCTATCCGCGCACCGAGTCGGAATCGCTGCCGGAGGGGCAGGCGGGGGATGCCGGCGCGGTGCTCGCCGCCATCGGTCGCGTGCGCCCCGATCTCGCGGCCCTGATGACGGACGACCCCATCATCCGGCGCGGCGCGAAGGGTCACTACGTCAAGGATCCGGGCGAGCACCACGCCATCGTGCCCCTGCGCAAGGTGCCGGAGGGGGGCCGGCTGAACGCCGAGCAGATCCGGCTGTGGGACCTCGTGGCGAAGGCCTACGTCGCCGCCCACCTGCCCGACGGCATCGATGCCCGCACCAGCGTGGCGGCGGAGGTTTCGGTGGGGGAGATCCCGGAGGCAGCGGCCGCGCCGGGCCCGAGGCGCTTCTCGGTGACCGGCCGCGTCGTCCGGGTGCCCGGCTGGCGGGCGGTCTACGGCGCCGAGGCGGAGGCCGAGCCCGACATCGTCCCCGGCAAGGCGCGGCGCGAGGACGAGGCCAGCGTCGCCCGCCTGCCGGCCGTGACCGACGGCGAGGCCGCCCGCGCCACCGGCGCCGAGATCGCGCAGGCGGTCACCGAGCCGCCCCGGCGCATCACCCGCGGCGAGTTGCCGGTGGTGATGGGCCGCCTCATCGATCAGGTCGAGGATCCGGCGGCCAAGCGCGCCCTGGAGAACCCCGTCAACCCGAACGAGCCGAAGGGGCTCGGCACGGCGGCGACCCGCGACACCATCCTGCCCAAGCTCCTCAAGAGCCACTACATCAGCCTGGCCGGCGGCAAGGATCCGGCCATCACCGTGACGGAGGTGGGGCTCGCCTTCATCGCGGCGGTGCGGCGGGTGTTCCCGGCCTATGGCGATCCGGTGGGGCGGGCGATGTTCGAGGCGGATCTCGCCGAGATCGGCCGGGCCACCACCCGGGCGGACGCGCTGGCGCGGGCGGACCGCTTCCGTGCGCGCACCCGCGCCCGGCTCGACGCCCTGATCGACGCCATCGGGCGGGCGGAGGTCGTCAGCCTCGATCCCGGCCTGATCCCGCCGGGCGCGAACCCGGCGGCCCAGGGCGAGGCCCGTCCGCCGACGCCCGCCATGGTGGCCTTCGCGGTGTCGCTGGCCGCCCGCAAGGGCGTGCCCCTGCCCCGCGGCTGCAAGAGCAGCCTCGCCCGCTGCCGGGCCTTCCTCGACGCCCATGCGGGGCCGCGCCCCGAGGCCCGCGACGGGGTGGGCGCGGAGCGGGCCCCGAGCGCCGCCATGCTGGCCTATGCGCGCCGCCTGGCCGAGGACCGGGGCCTCGCCTGCCCGCCCGAGGTCGAGGCGCGCTTCGACGCATGTCGCCGCTTCCTCGATGCCCACGCGCCCAAGGTGTCCGAGTCCGAGGGCTCAGCAGCGGGGGCTTCCGCCGCGCCCGCACGGCCCGCGACGCGCGCCCCGCGCGGCAAGGCCCGGCCGGTATCCGCGCAACGGTCACGGGCCGGCACGCGGGGCGCCGCCCGGCCGGCGGCGTCGCCCTGA
- a CDS encoding LLM class flavin-dependent oxidoreductase, giving the protein MTNRRELRPRELRLNAFQMASPGHTWAGLWRHPRDTGSSYNSLDYWVDLARTAERGLFDGVFLADVLGQYDVYGGSADTALARAAQAPSLDPFLVVPAMAQATRHLGFGVTANLTYEHPYPFARRITTLDHLTGGRVGWNTVTGYLESGARGMGQDRARDHDARYEAGEDFLAAAYKLWEGSWADDAVRRDRAGGVFTDPAKVHRIRHDGPYYRVDGRHLAEPSPQRTPVLYQAGTSSRGRLFAGRHAEAVFLNGQTKPLAAQAVRAIREAARAAGRDPHDIRMFLGATVIVAPTRAEALSLRDEYARYLDVEGQLALVSGWTGIDLSVLGPDEALAYVKTNAMQSLVETLTQGGERPFTRADFAEFGPRGARAPFIVGAPSEVADELVAWAEATDADGFNLTRAVAPETLEAFVDLVVPELQARGVFKTRYREGTLREKLFPDAGPRLKASHPGAGFRPEAPGAVRVAS; this is encoded by the coding sequence ATGACGAACCGCCGAGAACTCCGGCCGCGCGAACTCCGGCTGAACGCCTTCCAGATGGCCTCGCCGGGCCACACCTGGGCCGGCCTGTGGCGGCACCCGCGCGACACGGGCAGCAGCTACAACAGCCTCGACTACTGGGTGGATCTGGCGCGCACCGCCGAGCGCGGCCTGTTCGACGGGGTCTTCCTCGCCGACGTCCTCGGTCAGTACGACGTCTATGGCGGCAGCGCCGATACCGCCCTGGCCCGGGCCGCGCAGGCGCCGAGCCTCGACCCGTTCCTGGTGGTGCCCGCCATGGCACAGGCCACCCGCCATCTCGGATTCGGGGTCACCGCCAACCTCACCTACGAGCACCCCTACCCCTTCGCCCGGCGGATCACGACCCTCGACCACCTCACCGGCGGCCGGGTCGGCTGGAACACCGTCACCGGCTACCTGGAGAGCGGGGCGCGGGGCATGGGCCAGGACAGGGCCCGCGACCATGACGCGCGCTACGAGGCGGGGGAGGATTTCCTGGCGGCCGCCTACAAGCTCTGGGAGGGAAGCTGGGCGGACGACGCCGTCCGCCGCGACCGGGCCGGCGGCGTCTTCACGGACCCCGCCAAGGTGCACCGCATCCGCCACGACGGACCCTATTACCGGGTCGACGGCCGCCACCTCGCGGAGCCCTCGCCCCAGCGCACGCCGGTCCTCTACCAGGCCGGGACGTCGAGCCGGGGCCGGCTGTTCGCCGGGCGCCACGCGGAGGCCGTGTTCCTCAACGGCCAGACCAAGCCCCTGGCGGCCCAGGCCGTGCGCGCCATCCGCGAGGCCGCCCGTGCCGCCGGGCGCGACCCCCACGACATCCGCATGTTCCTCGGCGCCACCGTCATCGTGGCGCCGACCCGCGCCGAGGCCCTGTCCCTCCGCGACGAATATGCCCGCTACCTCGACGTCGAGGGCCAGCTCGCCCTGGTTTCCGGCTGGACCGGCATCGACCTGTCGGTCCTGGGGCCTGACGAGGCCCTGGCCTACGTGAAGACCAACGCCATGCAGTCCCTGGTGGAGACCCTGACGCAAGGCGGCGAGCGGCCCTTCACCCGGGCCGACTTCGCCGAGTTCGGCCCGCGCGGCGCGCGCGCGCCCTTCATCGTCGGCGCGCCCTCGGAGGTCGCCGACGAACTCGTCGCCTGGGCCGAGGCCACCGATGCCGACGGATTCAACCTGACCCGCGCGGTGGCCCCCGAGACCCTCGAGGCCTTCGTCGACCTCGTGGTGCCGGAACTGCAGGCGCGCGGCGTCTTCAAGACGCGCTACCGGGAGGGGACGCTCCGGGAGAAGCTGTTCCCGGACGCCGGGCCCCGTCTCAAGGCGAGCCATCCCGGTGCGGGGTTTCGTCCCGAGGCGCCGGGCGCGGTGCGGGTTGCCTCCTGA